Proteins from one Butyrivibrio fibrisolvens genomic window:
- a CDS encoding DUF5348 domain-containing protein encodes MIEGRMGYNAENKRYGLLVSDLWEIDGFHCGDPLEYYDYDKQEWISTRIEMAWPEQEYYLVDTKLQGEALEGLKIRVEK; translated from the coding sequence ATGATAGAAGGACGTATGGGTTATAACGCCGAAAACAAGCGATATGGCTTGCTCGTTTCTGACCTGTGGGAAATTGACGGTTTTCATTGCGGTGATCCTTTGGAATATTACGACTATGATAAGCAGGAATGGATCTCAACTCGCATTGAAATGGCGTGGCCAGAGCAGGAATATTATCTTGTAGATACTAAGCTACAAGGCGAAGCTCTTGAAGGATTAAAAATAAGAGTAGAAAAGTAA
- a CDS encoding helix-turn-helix domain-containing protein has protein sequence MENKMSETIKLVMVKRDMNGKDIADALGCSTQAVYANFKKNAWNETQLRKIAEKLNCELEIGFKLKDTDERF, from the coding sequence ATGGAAAATAAAATGAGCGAGACTATAAAACTAGTAATGGTAAAAAGAGATATGAACGGCAAGGATATTGCTGATGCCCTTGGATGCTCAACACAAGCAGTATACGCTAATTTTAAAAAGAATGCCTGGAACGAAACCCAGCTACGTAAGATAGCCGAAAAATTGAATTGTGAGTTAGAGATTGGATTCAAATTAAAAGACACAGATGAAAGATTCTGA
- a CDS encoding restriction endonuclease subunit S: protein MNNTESIDWKEFFISGDDGIFTIEATKSGIDKNKLLFDGEDFTPYITRSELSNGINMFVPSQQLPKYALDNGNTITIGLDTQTVFYQPHSFYTGQNIQVLSSDRLNKDIALFICSMLKIQMKKFNWGGNGATLGRLYRTKIMLPINKSGQPDYVFMENYISRLRTIQSSNYVAFIKKHLKELGKAQKLSPLSELDWKPITISRIGSVLKGHDIYDAERVDGNMPYITSGSSNNGIGYFISNQNETIDSNVLSVNRNGAGVGKSYYHKYTALFGGDCRRIKLFDSHYKYAPYFISTEIEKQRKNFSYSRKLGTGRLKKLQIMLPVTSAGKPDYKYMDQYIKNIIIEKYNTYLQFLSK, encoded by the coding sequence ATGAATAATACAGAATCCATTGATTGGAAAGAATTTTTCATATCTGGCGATGATGGTATATTTACCATTGAGGCCACAAAAAGTGGCATTGATAAAAACAAGCTATTATTTGATGGGGAAGATTTTACTCCATATATAACGAGATCCGAACTCTCAAATGGAATAAATATGTTTGTACCATCCCAACAGCTTCCGAAATATGCATTAGATAATGGAAATACTATTACCATAGGGCTTGATACTCAAACTGTTTTTTATCAGCCACATAGCTTTTATACTGGACAAAATATACAAGTATTATCATCTGACCGATTAAACAAAGATATTGCCTTATTTATCTGTTCGATGTTGAAAATTCAGATGAAAAAATTTAATTGGGGCGGTAATGGTGCCACACTTGGCAGATTATATAGAACAAAAATCATGCTTCCAATCAATAAATCAGGTCAACCTGATTATGTCTTCATGGAGAATTATATATCTCGTTTAAGAACCATTCAGTCTTCCAACTATGTTGCGTTTATAAAAAAGCACTTAAAAGAATTAGGAAAAGCCCAAAAGCTATCACCTTTAAGTGAATTAGATTGGAAACCGATCACAATTTCTCGCATTGGTTCAGTTTTAAAAGGACATGATATTTATGATGCGGAAAGAGTAGATGGAAACATGCCTTATATCACTTCAGGCTCTTCAAATAACGGTATTGGTTATTTTATAAGTAACCAAAATGAAACCATTGATTCTAATGTATTATCTGTAAATCGAAACGGGGCAGGTGTTGGTAAGTCATATTATCACAAATATACTGCATTATTTGGAGGGGATTGCCGAAGAATAAAGCTTTTTGATTCTCATTACAAATATGCCCCTTATTTCATATCTACTGAAATAGAGAAGCAACGCAAAAATTTTAGCTACAGTAGAAAACTCGGCACAGGAAGACTAAAAAAATTGCAAATAATGCTTCCCGTGACTTCTGCTGGCAAGCCTGATTATAAATACATGGATCAATATATAAAAAATATAATCATAGAAAAATATAATACATACTTACAATTTCTGTCAAAATAA
- a CDS encoding recombinase family protein, whose protein sequence is MXNYYSYKRISTDQEHQNFNRQIKALEKYASDHDIEYLIDFTEEKSARNFSERPQFKKLDTLLQSGDTVVFKDLSRFTREAENGYKKYMEWLDRGINIVFIDNPTVSSDYIRQMMTTAENQDIVTKTAMEGIIKLLLIVELDRAEQQRRYISQAITDGIKASSKKSGRKEGSMDKFTDELKADINLYLGNRSITQVELMKKHNISRNTLKKYINFVDTDNKKHL, encoded by the coding sequence ATGGNAAATTATTACAGCTATAAACGTATTTCAACAGATCAGGAACACCAAAATTTTAATAGGCAGATAAAAGCTCTTGAAAAATACGCTTCAGACCATGATATTGAATACCTCATTGATTTTACAGAAGAAAAATCTGCCAGGAATTTTTCTGAACGTCCTCAATTCAAGAAGCTTGATACACTTTTACAATCAGGCGATACCGTAGTTTTCAAGGACTTATCTCGTTTTACGCGTGAAGCGGAAAACGGATACAAAAAATATATGGAATGGCTAGATAGAGGCATAAACATTGTTTTTATTGATAATCCTACAGTCAGCTCCGACTATATCCGGCAGATGATGACAACAGCAGAAAATCAGGATATTGTCACCAAAACAGCTATGGAAGGGATAATAAAGCTACTCCTTATTGTCGAACTAGATAGGGCAGAGCAGCAGAGAAGATATATTTCACAAGCCATCACAGACGGAATTAAAGCCAGCTCCAAAAAGAGCGGAAGAAAGGAAGGAAGTATGGATAAATTTACAGATGAACTCAAAGCCGATATTAACCTATATTTAGGAAATAGAAGCATAACGCAAGTAGAACTTATGAAAAAGCACAATATAAGCCGGAATACATTAAAAAAATACATTAACTTTGTGGATACCGATAACAAAAAGCATTTGTGA
- a CDS encoding ParA family protein: protein MILSISNIKGGVAKTTTAATLAAGLNKRGKSVLMIDSDPQTNLTMCFLSEPEEGAKTLYTVYSGEDSIENVKQSIKPGLDIVVGDFSLCSADMEFLGKVGALKMLQKALKAMETSYDFIIIDTPPNLGFLSLNAFMVSDYIVTPMAADSFSLKAIKLLKQTVDDVADDGGKDIPVAGILLTRYTDRTNVAKILEDNVNAAASLLNTSIFKSRIRQATVVQESQLVKMDLFEYAPKAPVTQDYEAFIDELLDRIGG from the coding sequence GTGATACTATCAATTTCCAATATCAAGGGCGGCGTTGCGAAGACAACGACAGCTGCAACCCTTGCCGCCGGACTTAACAAAAGAGGAAAGTCTGTACTTATGATTGATTCAGATCCGCAGACCAACCTGACAATGTGCTTTCTTTCTGAACCAGAGGAAGGAGCAAAGACTTTATATACCGTCTATTCTGGCGAAGATTCCATTGAAAATGTAAAACAAAGTATCAAGCCCGGACTTGATATTGTTGTTGGAGACTTCAGCCTATGCTCTGCCGATATGGAGTTTTTAGGTAAAGTCGGTGCTCTTAAAATGTTACAGAAAGCATTGAAGGCAATGGAAACAAGCTATGATTTTATCATCATCGATACACCGCCTAATCTTGGTTTCCTTTCCCTTAATGCGTTTATGGTAAGCGATTATATAGTTACGCCAATGGCTGCTGACAGCTTTTCGCTGAAAGCGATAAAGCTTCTGAAGCAGACCGTAGATGATGTTGCAGACGATGGCGGGAAAGATATTCCTGTTGCTGGAATACTCCTCACAAGGTATACCGATAGAACAAACGTCGCAAAGATACTTGAAGACAATGTAAATGCAGCCGCTTCTCTTTTGAATACATCGATATTCAAAAGCAGAATCAGACAGGCAACTGTAGTACAAGAATCACAGCTCGTGAAAATGGATCTGTTTGAGTATGCACCTAAAGCTCCTGTTACTCAGGACTATGAAGCATTCATTGATGAATTACTTGATAGGATAGGGGGCTGA